A stretch of the Archangium violaceum genome encodes the following:
- a CDS encoding helix-turn-helix domain-containing protein produces MSSVEAGLREFIRALVREELAALHGDATHRELVQVQASPPSSTTPEGQDQPPLDKAVYTAEEVARLLGCSPKAVYAKVSRGQLPGAFRVGRSLRFRGSELLPFILEGRVPSPRRSRR; encoded by the coding sequence GTGTCCAGCGTAGAGGCCGGGCTGCGTGAGTTCATCCGCGCCCTGGTGCGAGAGGAGCTGGCCGCGCTCCACGGGGATGCAACTCACCGCGAGCTGGTGCAGGTGCAGGCGAGTCCTCCGAGCAGCACCACGCCAGAGGGCCAGGACCAGCCCCCGCTCGACAAGGCCGTCTACACCGCCGAGGAGGTGGCCCGCCTTCTCGGGTGCAGCCCCAAGGCCGTGTACGCGAAGGTCTCGCGGGGCCAGCTTCCTGGCGCGTTCCGCGTGGGCCGCTCACTGCGGTTTCGCGGGAGCGAGCTGTTACCGTTCATTCTCGAAGGGCGTGTGCCGTCGCCGAGGAGGTCTCGGCGATGA
- a CDS encoding integration host factor subunit alpha codes for MTKADIIEGVYEKVGFSKKESAEIVELVFDTFKETLERGDKIKISGFGNFQVRQKKARVGRNPQTGKEIEISARRVLTFRPSAVLKAALNGEQIPENHSELDAAEEAAADAAEAAGLDPEDLDEELEELPEYKASVGGMKAKAE; via the coding sequence ATGACCAAGGCGGACATCATCGAAGGGGTCTACGAGAAGGTCGGCTTCTCCAAGAAGGAGTCGGCGGAGATCGTCGAGCTCGTCTTCGACACCTTCAAGGAAACGCTCGAGCGCGGGGACAAGATCAAGATCTCGGGGTTCGGCAACTTCCAGGTGCGCCAGAAGAAGGCGCGCGTGGGCCGCAATCCGCAGACCGGCAAGGAGATCGAGATCTCGGCGCGTCGGGTGCTGACCTTCCGGCCGAGCGCGGTGCTGAAGGCCGCGCTCAACGGCGAGCAGATTCCGGAGAACCACTCCGAGCTGGATGCCGCGGAGGAGGCCGCCGCCGACGCGGCCGAGGCCGCGGGTCTGGATCCCGAGGATCTGGACGAGGAGCTGGAGGAGCTCCCGGAGTACAAGGCTTCCGTGGGCGGAATGAAGGCGAAGGCCGAATGA
- the pheT gene encoding phenylalanine--tRNA ligase subunit beta has translation MKISVKWLGDYVALPASVEELARKLTAVGLEIEGLERPGEGLRGVVVAQIKESVQHPNADKLSVTKVDLGGPEPLQIVCGAKNFKVGDKVPLATIGTKLPNGVEIKQAPLRGVDSFGMLCSAKELGLSEESSGLLILPQDLKPGTPIAEALGLDDVVLEVNVTPNRPDALSHLGVAREVAVATGGTLRPPQPKLAESGSTTSEKVKVRIEDAARCPRYAARVVENVKIGPSPQWLQDRLKACGVRPISNVVDVTNFVLLEYGQPLHAFDLDKVSGQEIIVRTAKPGEKMTTLDGKERALEPEDLLICDRDRAQALAGVMGGADSEVSAGTTRVVIESAHFQPSSIRRSSKRHGLHTEASHRFERGADLDAVIPAVDRAAALIAELAGGTVAPGRVDVYPQPQTQRRVTLRYGRVEKVLGVAIPESECRRILGTLGFKSVEEGSGQTTFEVPRARVDVEREEDLMEELARVYGYDNIPARLPRGIAELGPEPAAAEAERRARQALAGLGLSEVVNYSFVPPRTLEVLGGTEKPVALLNPLSMEQSVMRTSLLPGLLENLSRSVRHQVDTVAVYEMGRAYFRDPEGGRGQRPAAREVPRLAGLVWGLRGGRTWTQKEARADFYDAKGALEAVLHALHVEGVRFVASEAPSYHPRACARVELSDGTVLGYVGELHPRVSKALELPRDVFAFEVDTAPLYSAARLVPAWGGLPRFPAVLRDLAVVVPLELQNDEVRRVILEVGGPLVEDALIFDVYTGKPIPEGSKNLAYAIRYRSPERTLTDAEVSAAHQRIISEVNQRLGGALRT, from the coding sequence ATGAAGATCTCGGTCAAGTGGCTCGGAGACTACGTGGCGCTGCCGGCCAGTGTGGAGGAGCTGGCACGCAAGCTGACCGCCGTGGGTCTGGAGATTGAAGGCCTCGAGCGCCCCGGCGAGGGGCTGCGCGGCGTGGTGGTGGCGCAGATCAAGGAGTCCGTGCAGCACCCCAACGCGGACAAGCTGTCCGTCACCAAGGTGGACCTGGGTGGCCCGGAGCCGCTCCAGATCGTCTGCGGCGCCAAGAACTTCAAGGTCGGCGACAAGGTGCCGCTGGCCACCATCGGCACGAAGCTGCCCAATGGCGTGGAGATCAAGCAGGCGCCCCTGCGCGGCGTGGACAGCTTCGGCATGCTCTGCTCGGCCAAGGAGCTGGGCCTGTCCGAGGAGTCCTCCGGCCTGCTCATCCTCCCGCAGGACCTGAAGCCCGGCACGCCCATCGCCGAGGCGCTCGGGTTGGATGACGTGGTGCTGGAGGTGAACGTCACCCCCAACCGGCCGGATGCCCTGTCGCACCTGGGCGTGGCCCGGGAGGTGGCGGTGGCCACCGGGGGCACCCTGCGTCCGCCCCAGCCGAAGCTCGCCGAGTCCGGCTCCACCACCTCCGAGAAGGTGAAGGTGCGCATCGAGGACGCGGCGCGCTGCCCGCGCTACGCGGCCCGCGTCGTGGAGAACGTGAAGATCGGTCCCTCGCCCCAGTGGCTGCAGGATCGGCTCAAGGCCTGTGGCGTGCGCCCCATCAGCAACGTGGTGGACGTCACCAACTTCGTCCTCCTCGAGTACGGCCAGCCGCTGCACGCCTTCGACCTGGACAAGGTCTCGGGCCAGGAGATCATCGTCCGCACCGCGAAGCCGGGCGAGAAGATGACCACGCTCGACGGCAAGGAGCGGGCGCTGGAGCCCGAGGATCTGCTCATCTGCGACCGTGACCGGGCCCAGGCCCTGGCCGGCGTGATGGGCGGCGCGGACAGCGAGGTGAGCGCGGGCACGACGCGCGTGGTGATCGAGTCCGCCCACTTCCAGCCCTCGAGCATCCGCCGCTCGTCCAAGCGCCATGGCCTGCACACCGAGGCCTCGCACCGCTTCGAGCGCGGCGCGGACCTCGACGCCGTCATCCCCGCGGTGGATCGCGCCGCGGCCCTCATCGCCGAGCTGGCGGGGGGCACGGTGGCTCCGGGCCGGGTGGACGTGTACCCGCAGCCCCAGACGCAGCGCCGGGTGACGCTGCGCTACGGCCGCGTGGAGAAGGTGCTGGGCGTGGCCATCCCCGAGTCCGAGTGCCGGCGCATCCTCGGTACCCTGGGCTTCAAGTCGGTGGAGGAGGGGAGTGGGCAGACCACCTTCGAGGTGCCTCGGGCTCGCGTGGACGTGGAGCGCGAGGAGGACCTCATGGAGGAGTTGGCCCGCGTCTACGGCTACGACAACATCCCCGCCCGGTTGCCGCGTGGCATCGCCGAGCTGGGTCCCGAGCCGGCCGCCGCCGAGGCCGAGCGTCGCGCCCGCCAGGCCCTGGCCGGCCTGGGCCTGAGTGAGGTGGTGAACTACTCCTTCGTTCCGCCGCGCACGCTGGAGGTGCTGGGAGGGACGGAGAAGCCGGTGGCGCTGCTCAACCCGCTCAGCATGGAGCAGTCGGTGATGCGCACCAGCCTGTTGCCGGGCCTGCTGGAGAACCTCTCCCGCAGCGTGCGTCATCAGGTGGACACCGTCGCCGTGTACGAGATGGGTCGGGCCTACTTCCGGGATCCGGAGGGTGGCCGGGGCCAGCGTCCGGCCGCGCGCGAGGTACCCCGGCTCGCGGGCCTCGTGTGGGGTCTGCGCGGTGGGCGGACCTGGACCCAGAAGGAGGCCCGGGCGGACTTCTATGACGCCAAGGGCGCCCTGGAGGCCGTGCTGCACGCACTCCATGTGGAAGGCGTCCGCTTCGTCGCCTCCGAGGCTCCGTCCTACCACCCCCGCGCCTGCGCCCGGGTGGAGCTGTCCGACGGCACGGTGCTGGGCTACGTGGGCGAGCTGCACCCTCGCGTGAGCAAGGCCCTGGAGCTGCCTCGGGACGTCTTCGCCTTCGAGGTGGACACGGCGCCCCTGTACTCGGCCGCCCGGCTGGTTCCCGCCTGGGGAGGGCTGCCTCGCTTCCCCGCCGTGCTCCGGGACCTGGCCGTGGTGGTGCCCCTGGAGCTCCAGAACGACGAGGTCCGCCGCGTCATCCTGGAGGTCGGTGGCCCCCTGGTGGAGGACGCCCTCATCTTCGACGTCTACACCGGCAAGCCCATCCCCGAGGGAAGCAAGAACCTGGCCTACGCCATCCGCTACCGCTCGCCCGAGCGCACCCTCACCGACGCGGAAGTGAGCGCCGCCCACCAGCGCATCATCTCCGAGGTCAACCAGCGACTGGGCGGAGCCCTCCGGACCTGA
- a CDS encoding tyrosine-type recombinase/integrase, protein MFKWPDGELYRERVKAPVGSKSGEKAWGEQRQAELLARGRKAMDVEKKKEVPTLKEFAPRFIDGDARANRQKPSTITSKESLLRLYLLPRFGERRLDEVTNEDIQHLKAELRDLSTKTVNNVLTVFNRLLKVAVEWGVLDKMPATIKLLKAPKPTMAFYDFAEYERLVEAAGKLDWRIQLMVLLGGDAGLRSGEIIALEWPDIDFRRGQLHIRQAEWRGHVTVPKGGRDRRVPMTKRLAALLAANRHLRGARVLYRDDGEPVARATVSRWMKKAQTRAGLPVTGALHILRHTFCSRLAMRGAPAKAIQELAGHESLTTTQRYMHLTPAAKDAAISLLDAADPQHSGDMLETGSATQGMAGG, encoded by the coding sequence ATGTTCAAGTGGCCCGATGGCGAGCTGTACCGCGAGCGCGTGAAGGCTCCGGTGGGCTCCAAGTCGGGCGAGAAGGCGTGGGGTGAGCAGCGGCAGGCCGAGCTGCTCGCGCGAGGCCGCAAGGCCATGGACGTGGAGAAGAAGAAGGAAGTGCCGACGTTGAAGGAGTTCGCCCCCAGGTTCATCGACGGGGACGCCAGGGCCAATCGGCAGAAGCCCAGCACCATCACCAGCAAGGAGTCCCTGTTGCGGCTCTACCTGCTGCCGCGCTTCGGTGAGCGGCGGCTGGACGAGGTGACGAACGAGGACATCCAGCACCTCAAGGCGGAGCTGCGTGACCTGTCCACCAAGACGGTGAACAACGTCCTCACGGTGTTCAACCGGCTGTTGAAGGTGGCCGTGGAGTGGGGCGTGCTCGACAAGATGCCCGCGACCATCAAGCTGTTGAAGGCGCCCAAGCCCACCATGGCCTTCTACGACTTCGCGGAGTACGAGCGGCTGGTGGAGGCGGCGGGCAAGTTGGACTGGCGCATTCAGCTCATGGTGCTCCTCGGGGGCGATGCTGGGCTGCGCAGCGGGGAGATCATCGCGCTGGAGTGGCCGGACATCGACTTCCGCCGGGGCCAACTCCACATCCGGCAGGCCGAGTGGCGAGGTCACGTCACCGTGCCCAAGGGCGGACGCGACCGCCGGGTGCCGATGACGAAGCGGCTGGCGGCGTTGTTGGCGGCCAACCGTCACCTGCGAGGGGCCCGGGTGCTCTACCGCGACGACGGCGAGCCCGTGGCCAGGGCCACCGTCTCCCGCTGGATGAAGAAGGCACAGACACGGGCCGGGCTGCCGGTCACCGGGGCGCTGCACATCCTCCGGCATACCTTCTGCTCACGGCTGGCGATGCGCGGGGCTCCCGCCAAGGCCATCCAAGAGCTGGCGGGCCACGAGAGTCTCACCACCACGCAGAGGTACATGCACCTCACCCCGGCGGCGAAGGACGCAGCCATCAGCCTGCTCGACGCAGCGGACCCCCAGCATTCTGGAGACATGCTGGAGACGGGCTCCGCGACGCAGGGAATGGCAGGCGGGTGA
- the pheS gene encoding phenylalanine--tRNA ligase subunit alpha, which produces MRDRLQALADAARREISVASEPSAVEALRIRYLGKKGELSGVLGGMGKLPPDERRALGEVANQVKAEIEKLLADAVQRVEEAAMEAELRGPKLDVTLPGRAITPGSRHPVSRTMEEIVRTFQRLGFEVAHGPEIELDYFNFEALNLPKDHPARDMQDTFYVDDASLGHAQKADSPVLLRTHTSPVQVRFMLNRQPPLRAVMPGRVYRRDSDITHTPMFHQVEGLLVDKDVSFAELKGTLDAFVKAFFGSDTRTRFRPSFFPFTEPSAEVDISCTSCGGKGCRVCKQTGWLEVLGSGMVHPNVFKYSGYDSTQVTGYAFGMGVERIAMLRYRIDDLRMMFENDARFLEQF; this is translated from the coding sequence ATGCGAGACCGCTTGCAAGCGCTCGCGGACGCGGCGCGGCGGGAGATCTCCGTCGCCTCGGAGCCGTCCGCGGTGGAGGCGCTCCGAATCCGTTACCTCGGCAAGAAGGGGGAGTTGTCCGGTGTCCTCGGTGGAATGGGCAAGCTGCCCCCCGACGAGCGCCGCGCCCTCGGCGAGGTGGCCAACCAGGTCAAGGCCGAGATCGAGAAGCTCCTGGCCGACGCCGTCCAGCGCGTGGAGGAGGCGGCGATGGAGGCCGAGCTGCGCGGCCCCAAGCTGGACGTGACGCTGCCCGGCCGCGCCATCACCCCCGGCAGCCGCCACCCGGTGTCCCGGACGATGGAGGAGATCGTCCGCACCTTCCAGCGGCTCGGCTTCGAGGTGGCCCACGGGCCGGAGATCGAGCTCGACTACTTCAACTTCGAGGCGCTCAACCTCCCGAAGGATCACCCCGCGCGCGACATGCAGGACACCTTCTACGTGGACGACGCCTCGCTCGGCCACGCGCAGAAGGCGGACAGCCCGGTGCTGCTGCGCACGCACACGTCCCCGGTGCAGGTGCGCTTCATGCTCAACCGCCAGCCACCCCTGCGCGCCGTCATGCCCGGCCGCGTCTACCGGCGCGACTCGGACATCACCCACACGCCCATGTTCCACCAGGTGGAGGGCCTGCTGGTGGACAAGGACGTCAGCTTCGCCGAACTCAAGGGCACCCTGGACGCCTTCGTGAAGGCCTTCTTCGGCTCGGACACGCGCACGCGCTTCCGCCCGTCCTTCTTCCCCTTCACCGAGCCCTCGGCCGAGGTGGACATCTCCTGCACCTCGTGCGGCGGCAAGGGCTGCCGCGTGTGCAAGCAGACCGGCTGGTTGGAGGTGCTCGGCAGCGGCATGGTGCACCCCAACGTCTTCAAGTACAGCGGTTACGACTCCACCCAGGTCACCGGGTACGCGTTCGGCATGGGCGTGGAGCGCATCGCCATGCTGCGCTACCGCATCGATGACCTGCGGATGATGTTCGAGAACGACGCGCGCTTCCTGGAGCAGTTCTGA
- a CDS encoding IS1380 family transposase — MTHCTPAVLHFHPTLPVQLTCDAPHTSSDGGALLLRLMDERLGLTQKLAACIPDARDPARVVHSRLEQVRQRVYQMALGYEDCNDAHALRHDPALQVACDLMPHSGSPLSSQPTLCRLENAVDGRSVRKLLGVLEQHYLDSFTSPPEVVVLDIDSTDDPTHGQQQLSLFHGFYDTHMYHPLLVFDGTTGQLVTAILRPGTAHAARGAAGVLRRLIVALKQRFPNVRVVVRGDSGFAMPRVMRMLEELNEQLGDIDYLLGLARNPVLQRRGEAVMAAANEQYAQGRPYVRHFGAFSYAAESWPHERHVVMKAEVSAKGENPRFVVTSLQGFPPELLYDAYCERGQCENYIKDLKNALLADRLSCSSFWANFLRLLLHAAAYVLMHALRTEAGRQAPALATVQMDTLRLSLLKVAAHVTRSARRLWVRLPTSFPLAAVFMALAGSLSWVPS, encoded by the coding sequence ATGACGCACTGTACTCCAGCCGTCCTCCACTTCCACCCCACTCTTCCGGTTCAGCTCACGTGCGACGCGCCCCACACCTCCAGCGATGGGGGAGCGCTGTTGCTGAGGCTGATGGACGAGCGTTTGGGGCTCACGCAGAAGCTGGCCGCCTGCATTCCTGACGCACGCGACCCGGCGCGGGTGGTGCACTCGCGTCTGGAGCAGGTGCGCCAGCGCGTCTACCAGATGGCCCTGGGCTACGAAGACTGCAACGACGCGCACGCCCTGCGTCATGACCCGGCCCTCCAGGTGGCATGCGACCTGATGCCGCACAGCGGCTCGCCCCTGTCCTCGCAGCCCACGCTCTGCCGCCTGGAGAACGCCGTGGACGGGCGCAGCGTGCGCAAGCTGCTGGGCGTCCTGGAGCAGCATTACCTCGACTCCTTCACCTCGCCCCCCGAGGTGGTGGTGCTCGACATCGACAGCACGGACGACCCCACGCACGGCCAGCAGCAGCTCTCGCTCTTCCACGGCTTCTACGACACCCACATGTACCATCCGCTGCTGGTGTTCGACGGCACCACGGGCCAGCTCGTCACCGCCATTTTGAGGCCGGGCACCGCCCATGCCGCACGAGGAGCCGCCGGAGTGCTGCGCCGGCTGATTGTCGCTCTCAAGCAGCGCTTCCCCAACGTACGGGTGGTGGTGCGCGGCGACTCGGGCTTCGCCATGCCGCGCGTCATGCGAATGCTCGAGGAGCTCAACGAGCAGCTGGGCGACATCGACTACCTGCTGGGACTGGCGCGCAATCCCGTCCTCCAGCGCAGGGGCGAGGCTGTCATGGCCGCCGCCAACGAGCAGTACGCTCAGGGCCGCCCCTACGTGCGCCACTTCGGCGCCTTCTCTTACGCCGCCGAGTCCTGGCCCCACGAGCGCCACGTGGTGATGAAGGCCGAGGTGAGCGCCAAGGGTGAAAACCCGCGCTTCGTCGTCACCTCGCTGCAAGGCTTCCCGCCCGAGCTGCTCTACGACGCCTACTGCGAGCGCGGGCAGTGCGAGAATTACATAAAGGACTTGAAGAACGCCCTGCTGGCCGACCGGCTGAGTTGCTCCAGCTTCTGGGCCAACTTCCTGCGCTTGCTGCTTCACGCGGCGGCCTACGTGTTGATGCATGCGCTGCGCACCGAGGCGGGCCGACAGGCTCCCGCCCTGGCCACGGTGCAGATGGACACGCTGCGGCTGAGCCTGTTGAAGGTGGCGGCCCACGTGACACGCTCGGCGCGTCGGCTGTGGGTGCGCTTGCCGACGTCCTTCCCGCTGGCTGCCGTCTTCATGGCCCTGGCCGGCTCGCTGAGCTGGGTGCCCTCGTGA